In a single window of the Leopardus geoffroyi isolate Oge1 chromosome D2, O.geoffroyi_Oge1_pat1.0, whole genome shotgun sequence genome:
- the LZTS2 gene encoding leucine zipper putative tumor suppressor 2 isoform X1, which produces MAIVQTLPVPLEPTPEATTAPQPPAMGSVSSLISGRPCPGGPAPPRHHGPSGPTFFRQQDGLLRGGYEAQEPLCPAVPPRKAVPGTSFTYINEDFRTESPPSPSSDLEDAREQRARNAHLRGPPPKLIPVSGKLEKNMEKILIRPTAFKPVLPKPRGAPSLPSFLGPRAAGLSGSQGSLTQLFGGPASSSSSSSSSAADKPLALSGWASGCPSGTLSDSGRNSLSSLPTYSTGGAEPANGSPGGHLPSHGPGRGALSGPARGAPTGPSHSDSGRSSSSKSTGSLGGRVAGGLLGSGARASPDSGSCGERSPPPPPPPPPPSDEALLHCVLEGKLRDREAELQQLRDSLDESEVTMCQAYEDRQRHWPREREALREDGAAQAQRAQRAQQLLQLQVFQLQQEKRQLQDDFAQLLQEREQLERRCATFEREQRELGPRLEETKWEVCQKSGEISLLKQQLKESQAELVQKGSELVALRVALREARAALRVSEGRARGLQEAARARELELEACSQELQRHRQEAERLREKAGQLDTEAAGLREPPAPPATADPFLLAESDEAKVQRAAAGVGGSLRAQVERLRAELQRERRRGEEQRDSFEGERLAWQAEKEQVIRYQKQLQHNYIQMYRRNRQLEQELQQLSLELEARELADLGLAEPAPCICLEEITATEI; this is translated from the exons ATGGCCATTGTGCAGACTCTGCCAGTGCCACTGGAGCCCACTCCTGAGGCCACCACTGCCCCACAACCTCCAGCCATGGGCAGCGTGAGCAGCCTCATCTCAGGCcggccctgccctggggggcCAGCTCCTCCCCGCCACCACGGACCCTCTGGGCCCACCTTCTTCCGCCAGCAGGATGGCCTGCTACGGGGTGGCTATGAGGCACAGGAGCCACTGTGCCCAGCTGTGCCCCCTAGGAAGGCCGTCCCTGGTACCAGCTTCACCTACATCAACGAGGACTTCCGGACAGAGTCACCCCCCAGCCCGAGCAGTGACCTTGAGGATGCCCGAGAGCAGCGGGCACGCAATGCCCATCTCCGCGGCCCCCCACCCAAGCTCATCCCTGTCTCTGGAAAGCTGGAGAAG AACATGGAGAAAATCCTGATCCGCCCAACAGCCTTCAAGCCAGTGCTGCCCAAACCTCGAGGGGCACCATCCCTACCTAGCTTCCTGGGTCCTCGGGCCGCCGGACTGTCTGGGAGCCAGGGCAGCCTAACACAGCTGTTTGGGGGCCCTGCctcgtcctcctcttcctcctcctcctcggctgCTGACAAACCCCTGGCACTGAGTGGCTGGGCCAGTGGCTGCCCATCGGGGACACTTTCTGACTCCGGCCGAAATTCACTGTCCAGCCTGCCCACCTACAGCACCGGGGGTGCAGAGCCAGCCAACGGCTCCCCAGGCGGGCACCTGCCCTCCCACGGCCCTGGGCGGGGGGCACTGTCGGGTCCAGCCCGAGGGGCCCCTACTGGGCCCTCCCACTCGGACAGTGGTCGGTCTTCCTCCAGCAAGAGCACAGGCTCCCTGGGAGGCCGTGTGGCTGGGGGGCTCTTGGGCAGCGGTGCCCGGGCCTCCCCTGACAGCGGCTCCTGTGGGGAGCGctctccgcccccgcccccacccccgccacccccttCGGATGAGGCCCTGCTGCACTGTGTCCTGGAAGGAAAGCTCCGAGACCGTGAGGCAGAGCTGCAGCAGCTGCGGGACAGTCTGGACGAGAGTGAGGTGACCATGTGTCAG GCTTACGAGGACCGGCAGCGGCACTGGCCGCGGGAGCGCGAGGCCCTGCGGGAGGACGGTGCGGCCCAGGCACAGCGGGCACAGCGGGCCCAACAGCTGCTGCAGCTGCAGGTATTCCAGCTGCAGCAGGAGAAGCGGCAGCTGCAGGACGACTTTGCACAGCTGCTGCAGGAACGGGAGCAGCTGGAGCGGCGCTGCGCCACCTTCGAGCGGGAGCAGCGGGAGCTCGGGCCGAGGCTCGAGGAGACCAAGTGGGAG GTGTGCCAGAAGTCAGGGGAGATCTCCCTGCTGAAGCAGCAACTGAAGGAGTCTCAGGCGGAGCTGGTGCAGAAGGGCAGCGAGCTGGTGGCGCTGCGGGTGGCGCTGCGAGAAGCCCGAGCCGCACTACGGGTCAGTGAGGGCCGGGCGCGGGGCCTGCAGGAGGCGGCCCGGGCTcgggagctggagctggaggccTGTTCCCAGGAGCTGCAGCGGCACCGCCAGGAGGCCGAGCGGCTGCGAGAGAAAGCCGGCCAGTTGGACACCGAGGCCGCCGGACTCCGGGAACCCCCCGCGCCACCTGCCACCGCCGACCCCTTCCTCCTGGCGGAGAGCGATGAGGCCAAGGTGCAGCGGGCAGCGGCCGGGGTCGGGGGCAGCCTGCGGGCCCAGGTGGAGAGGCTGCGGGCAGAGCTGCAGCGGGAGCGGCGGCGGGGCGAGGAGCAGCGGGACAGCTTCGAGGGCGAGCGGCTGGCCTGGCAGGCGGAGAAGGAGCAGGTGATCCGCTACCAGAAGCAGCTGCAGCACAACTACATCCAGATGTACCGGCGCAACCGGCAGCTGGAGCAGGAGCTGcagcagctcagcctggagctggAGGCTCGGGAGCTCGCCGACCTGGGCCTGGCCGAGCCGGCCCCCTGCATCTGCCTGGAAGAGATCACCGCCACCGAAATCTAG
- the LZTS2 gene encoding leucine zipper putative tumor suppressor 2 isoform X2, whose amino-acid sequence MAIVQTLPVPLEPTPEATTAPQPPAMGSVSSLISGRPCPGGPAPPRHHGPSGPTFFRQQDGLLRGGYEAQEPLCPAVPPRKAVPGTSFTYINEDFRTESPPSPSSDLEDAREQRARNAHLRGPPPKLIPVSGKLEKNMEKILIRPTAFKPVLPKPRGAPSLPSFLGPRAAGLSGSQGSLTQLFGGPASSSSSSSSSAADKPLALSGWASGCPSGTLSDSGRNSLSSLPTYSTGGAEPANGSPGGHLPSHGPGRGALSGPARGAPTGPSHSDSGRSSSSKSTGSLGGRVAGGLLGSGARASPDSGSCGERSPPPPPPPPPPSDEALLHCVLEGKLRDREAELQQLRDSLDESEAYEDRQRHWPREREALREDGAAQAQRAQRAQQLLQLQVFQLQQEKRQLQDDFAQLLQEREQLERRCATFEREQRELGPRLEETKWEVCQKSGEISLLKQQLKESQAELVQKGSELVALRVALREARAALRVSEGRARGLQEAARARELELEACSQELQRHRQEAERLREKAGQLDTEAAGLREPPAPPATADPFLLAESDEAKVQRAAAGVGGSLRAQVERLRAELQRERRRGEEQRDSFEGERLAWQAEKEQVIRYQKQLQHNYIQMYRRNRQLEQELQQLSLELEARELADLGLAEPAPCICLEEITATEI is encoded by the exons ATGGCCATTGTGCAGACTCTGCCAGTGCCACTGGAGCCCACTCCTGAGGCCACCACTGCCCCACAACCTCCAGCCATGGGCAGCGTGAGCAGCCTCATCTCAGGCcggccctgccctggggggcCAGCTCCTCCCCGCCACCACGGACCCTCTGGGCCCACCTTCTTCCGCCAGCAGGATGGCCTGCTACGGGGTGGCTATGAGGCACAGGAGCCACTGTGCCCAGCTGTGCCCCCTAGGAAGGCCGTCCCTGGTACCAGCTTCACCTACATCAACGAGGACTTCCGGACAGAGTCACCCCCCAGCCCGAGCAGTGACCTTGAGGATGCCCGAGAGCAGCGGGCACGCAATGCCCATCTCCGCGGCCCCCCACCCAAGCTCATCCCTGTCTCTGGAAAGCTGGAGAAG AACATGGAGAAAATCCTGATCCGCCCAACAGCCTTCAAGCCAGTGCTGCCCAAACCTCGAGGGGCACCATCCCTACCTAGCTTCCTGGGTCCTCGGGCCGCCGGACTGTCTGGGAGCCAGGGCAGCCTAACACAGCTGTTTGGGGGCCCTGCctcgtcctcctcttcctcctcctcctcggctgCTGACAAACCCCTGGCACTGAGTGGCTGGGCCAGTGGCTGCCCATCGGGGACACTTTCTGACTCCGGCCGAAATTCACTGTCCAGCCTGCCCACCTACAGCACCGGGGGTGCAGAGCCAGCCAACGGCTCCCCAGGCGGGCACCTGCCCTCCCACGGCCCTGGGCGGGGGGCACTGTCGGGTCCAGCCCGAGGGGCCCCTACTGGGCCCTCCCACTCGGACAGTGGTCGGTCTTCCTCCAGCAAGAGCACAGGCTCCCTGGGAGGCCGTGTGGCTGGGGGGCTCTTGGGCAGCGGTGCCCGGGCCTCCCCTGACAGCGGCTCCTGTGGGGAGCGctctccgcccccgcccccacccccgccacccccttCGGATGAGGCCCTGCTGCACTGTGTCCTGGAAGGAAAGCTCCGAGACCGTGAGGCAGAGCTGCAGCAGCTGCGGGACAGTCTGGACGAGAGTGAG GCTTACGAGGACCGGCAGCGGCACTGGCCGCGGGAGCGCGAGGCCCTGCGGGAGGACGGTGCGGCCCAGGCACAGCGGGCACAGCGGGCCCAACAGCTGCTGCAGCTGCAGGTATTCCAGCTGCAGCAGGAGAAGCGGCAGCTGCAGGACGACTTTGCACAGCTGCTGCAGGAACGGGAGCAGCTGGAGCGGCGCTGCGCCACCTTCGAGCGGGAGCAGCGGGAGCTCGGGCCGAGGCTCGAGGAGACCAAGTGGGAG GTGTGCCAGAAGTCAGGGGAGATCTCCCTGCTGAAGCAGCAACTGAAGGAGTCTCAGGCGGAGCTGGTGCAGAAGGGCAGCGAGCTGGTGGCGCTGCGGGTGGCGCTGCGAGAAGCCCGAGCCGCACTACGGGTCAGTGAGGGCCGGGCGCGGGGCCTGCAGGAGGCGGCCCGGGCTcgggagctggagctggaggccTGTTCCCAGGAGCTGCAGCGGCACCGCCAGGAGGCCGAGCGGCTGCGAGAGAAAGCCGGCCAGTTGGACACCGAGGCCGCCGGACTCCGGGAACCCCCCGCGCCACCTGCCACCGCCGACCCCTTCCTCCTGGCGGAGAGCGATGAGGCCAAGGTGCAGCGGGCAGCGGCCGGGGTCGGGGGCAGCCTGCGGGCCCAGGTGGAGAGGCTGCGGGCAGAGCTGCAGCGGGAGCGGCGGCGGGGCGAGGAGCAGCGGGACAGCTTCGAGGGCGAGCGGCTGGCCTGGCAGGCGGAGAAGGAGCAGGTGATCCGCTACCAGAAGCAGCTGCAGCACAACTACATCCAGATGTACCGGCGCAACCGGCAGCTGGAGCAGGAGCTGcagcagctcagcctggagctggAGGCTCGGGAGCTCGCCGACCTGGGCCTGGCCGAGCCGGCCCCCTGCATCTGCCTGGAAGAGATCACCGCCACCGAAATCTAG
- the LZTS2 gene encoding leucine zipper putative tumor suppressor 2 isoform X3, with protein sequence MAIVQTLPVPLEPTPEATTAPQPPAMGSVSSLISGRPCPGGPAPPRHHGPSGPTFFRQQDGLLRGGYEAQEPLCPAVPPRKAVPGTSFTYINEDFRTESPPSPSSDLEDAREQRARNAHLRGPPPKLIPVSGKLEKAYEDRQRHWPREREALREDGAAQAQRAQRAQQLLQLQVFQLQQEKRQLQDDFAQLLQEREQLERRCATFEREQRELGPRLEETKWEVCQKSGEISLLKQQLKESQAELVQKGSELVALRVALREARAALRVSEGRARGLQEAARARELELEACSQELQRHRQEAERLREKAGQLDTEAAGLREPPAPPATADPFLLAESDEAKVQRAAAGVGGSLRAQVERLRAELQRERRRGEEQRDSFEGERLAWQAEKEQVIRYQKQLQHNYIQMYRRNRQLEQELQQLSLELEARELADLGLAEPAPCICLEEITATEI encoded by the exons ATGGCCATTGTGCAGACTCTGCCAGTGCCACTGGAGCCCACTCCTGAGGCCACCACTGCCCCACAACCTCCAGCCATGGGCAGCGTGAGCAGCCTCATCTCAGGCcggccctgccctggggggcCAGCTCCTCCCCGCCACCACGGACCCTCTGGGCCCACCTTCTTCCGCCAGCAGGATGGCCTGCTACGGGGTGGCTATGAGGCACAGGAGCCACTGTGCCCAGCTGTGCCCCCTAGGAAGGCCGTCCCTGGTACCAGCTTCACCTACATCAACGAGGACTTCCGGACAGAGTCACCCCCCAGCCCGAGCAGTGACCTTGAGGATGCCCGAGAGCAGCGGGCACGCAATGCCCATCTCCGCGGCCCCCCACCCAAGCTCATCCCTGTCTCTGGAAAGCTGGAGAAG GCTTACGAGGACCGGCAGCGGCACTGGCCGCGGGAGCGCGAGGCCCTGCGGGAGGACGGTGCGGCCCAGGCACAGCGGGCACAGCGGGCCCAACAGCTGCTGCAGCTGCAGGTATTCCAGCTGCAGCAGGAGAAGCGGCAGCTGCAGGACGACTTTGCACAGCTGCTGCAGGAACGGGAGCAGCTGGAGCGGCGCTGCGCCACCTTCGAGCGGGAGCAGCGGGAGCTCGGGCCGAGGCTCGAGGAGACCAAGTGGGAG GTGTGCCAGAAGTCAGGGGAGATCTCCCTGCTGAAGCAGCAACTGAAGGAGTCTCAGGCGGAGCTGGTGCAGAAGGGCAGCGAGCTGGTGGCGCTGCGGGTGGCGCTGCGAGAAGCCCGAGCCGCACTACGGGTCAGTGAGGGCCGGGCGCGGGGCCTGCAGGAGGCGGCCCGGGCTcgggagctggagctggaggccTGTTCCCAGGAGCTGCAGCGGCACCGCCAGGAGGCCGAGCGGCTGCGAGAGAAAGCCGGCCAGTTGGACACCGAGGCCGCCGGACTCCGGGAACCCCCCGCGCCACCTGCCACCGCCGACCCCTTCCTCCTGGCGGAGAGCGATGAGGCCAAGGTGCAGCGGGCAGCGGCCGGGGTCGGGGGCAGCCTGCGGGCCCAGGTGGAGAGGCTGCGGGCAGAGCTGCAGCGGGAGCGGCGGCGGGGCGAGGAGCAGCGGGACAGCTTCGAGGGCGAGCGGCTGGCCTGGCAGGCGGAGAAGGAGCAGGTGATCCGCTACCAGAAGCAGCTGCAGCACAACTACATCCAGATGTACCGGCGCAACCGGCAGCTGGAGCAGGAGCTGcagcagctcagcctggagctggAGGCTCGGGAGCTCGCCGACCTGGGCCTGGCCGAGCCGGCCCCCTGCATCTGCCTGGAAGAGATCACCGCCACCGAAATCTAG